One stretch of Fictibacillus sp. b24 DNA includes these proteins:
- the fliL gene encoding flagellar basal body-associated protein FliL produces MGNNKVITIMLSMLLAIGLVGAAGYFGFKQFSPKTEASEPSAEELDKLMVQTDEMTTNLADQAYVKIQFKIQADNKDAKHELEKRLFQVNNLIIYEISNMKTEELSGQKGLVSLEDKLKTEINKVMQDGKVVRVYTTQKIIQ; encoded by the coding sequence TTGGGTAACAATAAAGTTATAACCATTATGCTTTCGATGCTTTTAGCTATAGGCCTTGTTGGTGCGGCAGGCTATTTTGGATTTAAACAATTCTCACCAAAAACGGAAGCTTCTGAACCGTCAGCTGAAGAACTGGATAAGCTCATGGTACAAACGGATGAGATGACAACCAATTTAGCAGATCAAGCTTACGTGAAGATTCAGTTCAAGATTCAGGCGGACAATAAAGATGCCAAACATGAGTTAGAAAAAAGATTGTTTCAAGTGAACAACTTAATCATCTATGAGATCTCAAACATGAAGACCGAAGAACTTTCAGGACAAAAAGGATTGGTTTCTCTAGAAGATAAGTTAAAGACTGAGATTAATAAGGTTATGCAAGATGGAAAAGTAGTCAGAGTCTACACAACTCAAAAAATCATACAGTAA
- a CDS encoding flagellar hook-length control protein FliK: MQMMISQPAVSTQSSPLSSNSQKATSASSLFSQLLTSTGVIKEENGDGLGGIILNLLSEVPELDWDAEAIDSENVQAILNEMPPEMKEMLEKLLQEQIDLSEVAVNPAQEMKLALLLQAIVNDQNGTLSPTGQKQVSAIIEKWFPGVKLDQKDSITKQVEQILGQVKKLLNDESTQDKAAFLKVTETLTAVKKAQSYADQAFQRYVPTKQTEQTVSSIKELQTVQSPLTPLEQWTLKVPVSQGEGQKEQFVRDVQRIITSGKIIVNEAGFTKMNIRLTPEHLGTIEIQLIQKHGEIAAKIIASNQGAKEALDGQLTQLKQAFSSQNIEFEKVEVFVKSDEQNFEFHDQGNQGYEDQQQTSESGKDETELENLSFEEQLSQLVLNEKV; encoded by the coding sequence ATGCAAATGATGATATCACAGCCAGCTGTTTCAACTCAGTCTTCACCGCTCTCTTCTAATTCTCAAAAAGCAACCAGCGCATCTTCATTATTTTCTCAATTACTTACATCAACAGGTGTAATTAAAGAAGAAAACGGAGACGGGTTGGGTGGAATAATTTTAAATCTGTTATCAGAAGTGCCTGAACTAGATTGGGATGCAGAAGCTATTGATTCAGAAAATGTTCAGGCAATATTGAACGAGATGCCGCCCGAAATGAAAGAAATGCTTGAGAAACTGCTTCAGGAACAAATCGATCTTTCAGAAGTCGCTGTTAATCCAGCACAAGAGATGAAGTTAGCTTTATTGTTACAAGCAATAGTTAACGATCAAAACGGCACATTATCTCCTACTGGTCAAAAACAAGTATCAGCCATCATTGAAAAGTGGTTTCCAGGCGTGAAGCTCGATCAAAAAGATTCAATAACGAAACAAGTGGAACAAATTCTCGGGCAAGTAAAGAAGCTTTTGAACGATGAAAGTACTCAAGATAAAGCAGCTTTTCTAAAAGTGACAGAAACTTTAACTGCGGTTAAAAAAGCACAAAGTTATGCAGACCAAGCATTCCAGAGATATGTACCAACAAAGCAGACTGAACAAACGGTTTCATCCATTAAAGAACTTCAAACAGTACAAAGTCCGCTTACGCCACTTGAACAATGGACGTTGAAAGTTCCAGTTTCACAAGGAGAAGGACAAAAAGAGCAGTTCGTCCGTGACGTTCAGAGAATCATAACTAGTGGGAAAATCATTGTAAATGAAGCAGGGTTTACAAAGATGAATATTCGGTTAACTCCTGAACATCTTGGAACAATTGAAATTCAGCTTATTCAAAAGCATGGAGAAATTGCAGCAAAGATTATTGCTTCTAATCAAGGTGCCAAAGAGGCATTAGATGGACAGCTTACTCAATTAAAACAAGCTTTTTCCAGTCAAAACATTGAATTTGAAAAGGTAGAGGTATTTGTAAAGAGTGATGAGCAAAACTTCGAATTTCATGATCAAGGAAATCAGGGGTATGAAGATCAGCAACAGACTTCAGAGAGCGGCAAAGATGAAACTGAATTAGAGAATTTGTCCTTCGAAGAACAGTTGTCACAATTGGTATTAAACGAAAAGGTGTGA
- the fliJ gene encoding flagellar export protein FliJ yields MSFHFSMEKVLTVKQKEKESIEQELGEAVQAFESVAEEIYSLLKRKEDIENLSNHQFQQRIVVNDLQNTQRFLLSMTNKIKELQPVLQRARERMQIIQQKLVQQTIEVKKYEKLKEKQLTAYKVEVTSYENKQNDEFSVLRFAKS; encoded by the coding sequence ATGTCATTTCATTTCTCTATGGAAAAAGTATTAACCGTTAAACAAAAAGAGAAAGAATCGATAGAACAAGAGTTAGGAGAAGCTGTTCAAGCATTCGAAAGCGTTGCAGAAGAAATATACAGTCTTTTAAAACGAAAAGAAGACATTGAAAATCTTTCGAATCATCAGTTTCAACAAAGAATTGTCGTCAATGACCTGCAAAATACGCAGCGCTTCCTTTTATCCATGACAAACAAGATTAAAGAATTACAGCCAGTACTTCAAAGAGCAAGAGAAAGAATGCAAATCATACAGCAGAAATTGGTTCAGCAGACGATCGAAGTAAAAAAATATGAAAAGCTGAAAGAAAAACAATTAACTGCCTATAAGGTTGAAGTAACTTCTTATGAAAATAAGCAGAACGATGAATTTTCAGTTTTGCGTTTTGCGAAGTCGTAA
- a CDS encoding flagellar FlbD family protein, producing the protein MISLTQLNGNTFTLNAIYIEQIQSFPDTTITLTTGKKFVVKESEEEVAQKVASFYRGITLFPINNQKKEGL; encoded by the coding sequence ATGATTTCTTTAACCCAGTTAAACGGTAACACGTTTACACTTAATGCCATTTATATTGAACAAATTCAGTCTTTTCCTGACACAACAATCACGTTAACGACGGGAAAGAAGTTTGTTGTTAAAGAAAGCGAAGAAGAGGTTGCTCAAAAGGTTGCCTCATTTTATAGAGGAATCACGCTGTTTCCAATAAACAATCAAAAGAAGGAGGGTCTGTAG
- the fliI gene encoding flagellar protein export ATPase FliI has protein sequence MNVDQLIDSLQSIDSYKRYGKVIRVVGLMIESKGPKTSIGDVCYIHTGNTKKLKIKAEVVGFQEENVLLMPFTYVKEIAVGSLVEATDRPLEIKVGHSLIGKVLDGMGLPLDGSSLPRGLFRFPSENEPPNPMERPRIHESIQLGIRSIDSLLTVGKGQRVGIFAGSGVGKSTLLGMVARNSTADLNVIALIGERGREVLDFIERDLGEEGLKRSIVVVATSDQPALMRIKGALTATSIAEYFRDQGKNVMLMMDSVTRVAMAQREIGLAVGEPPTTKGYTPSVFAVLPKLLERSGTNKFGTITAFYTVLVDGDDFNEPISDTVRGILDGHFILDRNLANKGQFPAVNILKSISRVMNDIVPKEHRQAAERLRELLSSYVEAEDLISIGAYKRGSSKSVDEAIQMYPSILTFLKQQVDEDVSYEDAIQRLLIEFGGDEQ, from the coding sequence ATGAACGTTGATCAGCTGATCGACTCACTTCAATCCATTGATTCATATAAACGGTATGGTAAAGTCATTCGGGTTGTTGGGCTGATGATCGAATCAAAAGGCCCCAAAACATCTATAGGTGATGTTTGTTATATCCATACAGGAAACACTAAAAAACTAAAAATAAAAGCCGAGGTTGTTGGCTTTCAGGAAGAAAATGTTTTATTGATGCCTTTTACATATGTAAAGGAAATTGCAGTAGGAAGTTTGGTAGAAGCTACTGATCGGCCATTAGAGATTAAAGTAGGTCACTCATTAATCGGAAAAGTGTTAGACGGGATGGGGTTGCCTTTAGACGGTTCTTCATTACCTCGGGGGTTGTTCCGCTTTCCATCTGAGAACGAGCCTCCAAACCCGATGGAACGCCCAAGAATTCATGAAAGTATACAGTTAGGAATACGGTCGATCGATAGTCTTTTAACAGTTGGTAAAGGTCAGCGAGTAGGCATATTCGCTGGAAGCGGTGTAGGGAAAAGTACACTTCTTGGTATGGTGGCAAGAAATTCAACGGCTGATCTTAACGTCATCGCCCTCATAGGGGAACGCGGCCGAGAAGTGCTTGATTTTATTGAAAGAGATCTTGGAGAAGAAGGACTGAAGCGTTCGATTGTGGTGGTCGCCACTTCTGATCAGCCTGCATTAATGCGGATAAAAGGTGCCCTGACAGCTACAAGCATCGCCGAATATTTCCGTGATCAAGGCAAGAACGTCATGCTGATGATGGATTCAGTAACTCGTGTTGCAATGGCTCAGAGGGAGATCGGACTTGCTGTAGGGGAACCTCCAACAACCAAAGGGTATACACCTAGTGTTTTTGCGGTACTTCCAAAATTACTTGAACGATCAGGGACGAACAAGTTTGGCACAATTACGGCATTCTACACCGTTCTCGTAGATGGAGACGATTTTAACGAGCCGATATCTGATACAGTTCGTGGAATTCTGGATGGGCATTTTATACTTGATCGAAACTTAGCGAATAAAGGTCAGTTTCCTGCAGTGAACATATTAAAAAGCATCAGCAGGGTGATGAATGACATTGTTCCAAAGGAGCATCGGCAAGCGGCAGAGCGTTTGCGCGAACTATTGTCTTCTTATGTAGAGGCAGAAGATTTGATAAGCATTGGTGCGTATAAAAGAGGTTCATCTAAATCAGTTGATGAAGCGATTCAAATGTACCCTAGTATTTTAACTTTTTTAAAGCAGCAAGTAGATGAAGATGTTAGTTATGAAGACGCCATACAACGGCTGTTGATCGAATTTGGAGGGGATGAACAGTAA
- a CDS encoding MotE family protein: MKQNEKSSKLVWFLLVIFVPAVFALTVFGIVLSFMGVDVVEEAKNKIPVINSAFKEDDEVAVTSNVQEKQWKSKFDEQEDYIKMLSADLQKKEKEVTDLKTNIALLEKQVEDAEASVKDEENTQLKKLYEAMSAKDAAAVMTEMNNNQVISILALLQAETQASILAKLDAKRAAELTVLMANNSL, from the coding sequence ATGAAACAAAACGAAAAATCAAGCAAATTGGTTTGGTTTCTATTAGTTATCTTTGTCCCTGCGGTATTTGCACTTACCGTTTTTGGAATTGTGCTTTCATTTATGGGAGTAGATGTTGTCGAAGAGGCGAAAAACAAGATACCTGTAATCAATAGTGCCTTTAAAGAAGATGATGAGGTTGCTGTTACAAGTAACGTACAAGAAAAACAATGGAAATCAAAGTTCGATGAACAAGAAGATTACATTAAGATGCTATCAGCGGATCTCCAAAAGAAAGAAAAGGAAGTCACAGACTTAAAAACCAATATTGCATTGTTAGAAAAGCAAGTGGAAGATGCTGAAGCGAGTGTAAAAGACGAAGAGAATACGCAGTTAAAAAAGCTTTATGAGGCGATGTCAGCAAAAGATGCAGCCGCTGTTATGACAGAGATGAACAACAATCAAGTAATCAGCATTCTTGCGCTGTTACAAGCTGAAACACAAGCTTCGATCCTTGCCAAACTTGATGCAAAACGGGCAGCGGAACTTACAGTGTTAATGGCAAACAATTCTCTTTAA
- the fliH gene encoding flagellar assembly protein FliH, with protein sequence MSKVIKSFHNHKEKSEAETGRVVIGIQSISHLSQVNDCLLEEDDETKINRLKNEAQKILDEAKKEAAIITAAAERYREEQQEIMSEEEAAWRVKLQQEFEKAKAEGYEAGFQNGMEQGKENWLAQLNDVKRYMDQLRNDYNSVLNEAEPQMVVLAIKAAEKILGKKLQETPETWISIVKQLVKEAREFEEIKLYVPAHWFELTQEYREELKNMLQSTATLFIYPDESLTDNGAIIEFPFGKIDATLDVQLKEIREKLLEQIEVTEHER encoded by the coding sequence TTGTCTAAAGTAATTAAATCTTTTCACAATCACAAAGAAAAAAGTGAAGCTGAAACAGGGCGAGTGGTAATCGGAATCCAATCGATTTCGCATTTATCTCAAGTTAATGATTGTTTGTTAGAAGAAGATGATGAAACAAAAATTAACAGGTTGAAAAATGAGGCACAAAAGATACTGGATGAAGCTAAAAAAGAGGCAGCTATCATTACAGCTGCAGCTGAAAGATATAGAGAAGAACAGCAAGAGATCATGTCCGAAGAAGAGGCGGCTTGGCGAGTAAAATTACAGCAAGAATTTGAAAAAGCTAAAGCAGAAGGTTATGAGGCTGGTTTTCAAAATGGTATGGAACAAGGTAAAGAAAATTGGCTTGCTCAACTAAATGATGTGAAGCGTTACATGGACCAATTGAGAAACGATTATAACAGTGTTTTGAATGAGGCAGAGCCACAGATGGTTGTACTTGCGATTAAAGCAGCAGAAAAAATTCTGGGTAAAAAGCTTCAAGAAACTCCAGAAACTTGGATCTCAATTGTAAAACAACTTGTAAAAGAAGCTCGGGAATTTGAAGAAATAAAGTTGTACGTTCCGGCACATTGGTTTGAACTCACTCAAGAATATCGTGAAGAATTAAAAAATATGCTTCAGTCGACCGCAACTCTTTTTATTTATCCAGATGAATCGTTAACAGATAACGGTGCAATAATCGAGTTTCCGTTTGGAAAGATTGATGCGACTCTTGATGTTCAGCTAAAAGAAATAAGAGAAAAGCTGCTTGAACAAATTGAGGTGACAGAACATGAACGTTGA
- the flgD gene encoding flagellar hook assembly protein FlgD, whose protein sequence is MTKVSEDLMLSSYQAKTKQTGSNILGKDDFLKILMTQLQNQDPSSPMQDREFIAQMASFSSLEQMTNMNQTMQQFLTFQTEASLLQQSQMIGKHVTYETETVNAEGNKKIEEKEAVVKSVLFEKGSVKLELSDGTKITSFQVIKISDQAN, encoded by the coding sequence ATGACAAAAGTATCTGAAGACCTCATGCTTTCAAGTTACCAAGCAAAAACGAAGCAAACAGGTTCAAATATTTTAGGAAAAGATGATTTTCTGAAAATCTTAATGACACAGCTTCAAAATCAAGATCCTTCGAGTCCTATGCAAGATCGTGAGTTTATCGCACAGATGGCAAGCTTTTCTTCTTTAGAACAGATGACGAATATGAATCAGACTATGCAGCAGTTCTTAACTTTTCAAACAGAAGCCTCGCTTTTGCAGCAGAGTCAGATGATCGGCAAACACGTTACCTATGAAACGGAAACGGTTAATGCAGAAGGAAACAAAAAGATAGAAGAAAAAGAAGCGGTTGTGAAATCGGTATTGTTTGAAAAAGGTTCTGTAAAGCTCGAATTGAGTGATGGAACGAAAATTACAAGTTTTCAAGTAATCAAGATATCAGACCAGGCTAATTAA
- the flgG gene encoding flagellar basal body rod protein FlgG, whose translation MLRSMYSGISGMKNFQVKLDVIGNNIANVNTYGFKKGRTTFKDLVSQQIAGAAAPGAGRGGVNAKQVGLGSQLATIDTVHTQGSLQNTNRPLDLGISGDGYFIVGTGTTNGAQPYNFSATPEMNFTRAGNFYLDQTGNLVNSDGMFVIGHPSTAPTGTPLSNTVTTGYGKIVIPTNAKSFSVGSDGVVSYVDASGALLNAGQIMMAKFPNNEGLEKVGSNLYKNTVNSGDMNGDNDNTGFEAVDMYTPGAGGAGTIVAGTLEMSNVDLSEEFTEMIVAQRGFQANTRIITTSDEILQELVNLKR comes from the coding sequence ATGTTACGTTCTATGTATTCAGGAATCAGCGGTATGAAAAACTTTCAGGTGAAGCTTGATGTAATCGGTAATAACATTGCTAACGTTAATACATATGGCTTCAAGAAGGGCCGTACAACCTTTAAAGATTTAGTGAGTCAGCAGATTGCTGGTGCAGCGGCACCTGGTGCAGGTCGGGGTGGAGTTAATGCAAAACAAGTAGGATTGGGTTCACAGCTTGCTACTATTGATACAGTTCACACTCAAGGTAGCTTACAAAATACAAATAGACCATTAGACTTAGGTATCTCAGGAGATGGTTATTTTATCGTGGGTACAGGCACAACGAATGGTGCTCAACCTTATAACTTTTCGGCTACTCCAGAAATGAATTTTACAAGAGCAGGTAATTTTTATTTAGATCAAACGGGTAACTTAGTTAATTCAGACGGGATGTTTGTAATCGGGCATCCTTCTACTGCACCTACTGGAACACCACTTTCAAATACTGTTACTACAGGCTATGGAAAAATAGTAATTCCAACTAATGCAAAAAGTTTTAGTGTAGGTTCTGATGGAGTAGTAAGTTATGTAGATGCAAGTGGGGCTTTACTTAATGCGGGGCAAATTATGATGGCTAAGTTCCCGAATAATGAGGGTCTTGAAAAAGTAGGCTCTAATTTATATAAGAATACAGTCAACTCTGGTGATATGAATGGTGATAACGATAATACAGGATTTGAAGCAGTAGACATGTATACACCAGGAGCTGGTGGTGCTGGTACTATCGTTGCAGGAACTCTCGAAATGTCCAACGTCGATCTATCTGAAGAATTTACTGAGATGATCGTTGCGCAGCGTGGATTTCAAGCGAATACAAGAATCATAACAACATCGGATGAGATCCTTCAAGAACTGGTGAACCTAAAACGTTAA
- a CDS encoding TIGR02530 family flagellar biosynthesis protein — MGERIHAHQMYQPILYPKQSQQKDISQSFKSLFDKELVNQLTVSKHAQKRLQDRNITISEFSWNKISEKIMEAGQKGIKDSLVIMKDVTLVVNAPNQTVITALDRNESTSQIFTNINGAIVIDE; from the coding sequence ATGGGCGAACGGATACACGCTCATCAAATGTACCAGCCGATCCTTTATCCAAAGCAAAGTCAGCAAAAAGATATAAGTCAATCTTTTAAGTCTTTATTCGATAAAGAACTTGTAAATCAGCTCACTGTAAGCAAACATGCTCAGAAAAGACTTCAAGATAGGAACATTACAATATCAGAATTCAGCTGGAACAAGATAAGTGAAAAGATCATGGAAGCAGGACAAAAAGGTATTAAAGATTCTCTAGTTATCATGAAAGATGTCACGCTTGTCGTAAATGCCCCAAATCAGACGGTGATTACAGCGTTAGATCGAAACGAAAGTACATCTCAGATCTTTACAAACATCAATGGTGCAATCGTCATAGACGAATAA